One genomic segment of Sphingorhabdus sp. M41 includes these proteins:
- a CDS encoding tyrosine-type recombinase/integrase translates to MAKHNAANERIKREYFLYLKEAKGRDEKSLDVVAKAINRFEVSTKFRDFKLFNKAQAMAFKSRLVEQINEQTGKPLSKATIASTMRALQKFFEWLAGQPHYKSKLNYSDSHYFSVSEKDLRISRATREQPVPSMEQMHHVISSMPATSDIEQRNRAIVALIFLTGVRDGALVSLKLKHIDVAEQRLDQDAREVQTKFSKTFQTWFFPVGGDAAEIIADWVRHLREDLLFGDDDPLFPQTRVKVGNNGFEASGVDPKCWSNAGPVRTIFREAFEAAGLKYHSPHSVRKTLARFGQKLGLSIRAYKAWSKNLGHSNMMTTFSSYGDVPPEEQAELIKGLSQSKATDGDQELATILAKTVREFQRRY, encoded by the coding sequence ATGGCAAAACACAATGCAGCGAACGAACGGATCAAGCGCGAATATTTCCTTTATTTGAAGGAAGCAAAAGGCCGCGATGAAAAGTCGCTAGATGTCGTAGCCAAGGCGATCAACCGCTTTGAGGTCTCGACCAAGTTCCGGGATTTTAAACTGTTTAACAAGGCGCAGGCAATGGCTTTCAAAAGTCGGTTGGTTGAACAGATCAACGAACAAACTGGCAAGCCGCTCAGTAAGGCAACGATTGCCTCCACAATGCGGGCATTGCAGAAATTCTTTGAATGGCTTGCTGGCCAGCCGCACTACAAATCAAAGCTCAATTATTCAGATTCTCACTATTTCAGCGTCTCGGAAAAGGATTTGCGGATCAGTCGTGCCACGCGCGAGCAGCCTGTGCCGTCAATGGAGCAAATGCATCATGTGATCTCATCGATGCCAGCCACAAGTGACATAGAACAACGCAATCGTGCAATTGTTGCATTGATCTTTCTGACCGGTGTGCGCGATGGCGCTCTTGTTTCGCTAAAGCTGAAACATATTGATGTTGCCGAGCAGCGGCTGGATCAGGATGCCCGTGAAGTGCAAACCAAATTTTCCAAGACTTTCCAGACATGGTTTTTCCCGGTTGGCGGAGACGCAGCCGAGATCATTGCAGATTGGGTCCGTCATTTGCGCGAAGACCTGCTTTTTGGAGACGATGATCCGCTATTTCCCCAGACAAGGGTAAAGGTCGGCAACAATGGATTTGAAGCGAGTGGGGTAGACCCAAAATGTTGGAGCAACGCCGGACCGGTCCGAACGATTTTTAGAGAGGCTTTCGAAGCTGCTGGCTTAAAATATCACAGCCCACATTCGGTGAGGAAAACATTGGCACGGTTTGGTCAGAAACTTGGCCTGTCTATCCGGGCTTACAAGGCTTGGTCAAAAAATCTGGGTCACAGCAACATGATGACGACATTTTCGAGCTACGGTGATGTTCCTCCCGAAGAGCAGGCGGAATTGATAAAGGGGCTTAGCCAATCGAAAGCAACAGATGGTGATCAGGAATTAGCCACCATTTTGGCGAAAACCGTTCGAGAGTTTCAGAGACGCTATTAG
- a CDS encoding helix-turn-helix domain-containing protein — protein MSGKRINYRLVKQYRNYTVDEIARLLGVHKNTVRDWIAKGLPVIDDCKPMLVLGSDLKSWLAEKRKSAKRPCGPGEFYCLKCREPRRPAMGMVDYVPKTDRSGCLKALCETCERPINRNATVAHLSATMPGIAIQFVECQSSISGRAELPSNCDLKQG, from the coding sequence ATGTCCGGAAAACGGATCAATTATCGGCTGGTAAAGCAGTATCGCAACTATACGGTGGATGAAATCGCTCGCCTCCTTGGCGTTCACAAAAACACCGTTCGCGACTGGATTGCAAAAGGCCTTCCTGTGATCGATGACTGCAAACCAATGTTGGTTTTGGGCAGTGATTTGAAAAGCTGGCTCGCCGAAAAGCGCAAATCGGCAAAACGTCCATGCGGCCCCGGTGAGTTTTACTGCCTCAAATGCAGAGAGCCGAGGCGTCCTGCCATGGGCATGGTGGATTATGTCCCTAAAACTGACCGCAGCGGATGCCTAAAAGCATTATGTGAGACGTGCGAACGGCCAATCAACCGCAATGCCACCGTCGCACATCTGTCTGCCACTATGCCAGGAATCGCTATCCAGTTTGTGGAGTGTCAATCAAGCATAAGTGGGCGGGCCGAACTCCCCTCAAACTGTGACTTGAAGCAGGGATAA
- a CDS encoding helix-turn-helix domain-containing protein yields MEPVTISITGAAKALGLGRTSIYVLIKEGRLETVKFGRRHLIKTESIRRLIDGA; encoded by the coding sequence ATGGAACCGGTTACAATCTCAATTACCGGCGCGGCGAAAGCTTTGGGCTTAGGCCGTACTTCAATTTATGTGCTTATCAAGGAAGGTCGGCTGGAAACGGTCAAGTTCGGGCGGCGGCATTTGATCAAAACCGAATCTATCCGCCGCTTGATTGACGGGGCGTAA
- a CDS encoding tyrosine-type recombinase/integrase → MALTDTAIKGAKHGPKPIKLFDERGLFLLLQPSGGKLWRLKYRILGKEKKLSLGVYPDVTLKEARKRRDEARTLLANGADPASVKLEQAKSAKRNAANTFKAIADEYIDKSAKEGRAAVTIKKTRWLLSLLENAIGNRPITDITPADLLEALQKVEAKGHLETARRMRSFAGRVFRYAVATSRATADPSNLLRGALVAPKVTHHSAILEPKAVGELLRAIDGYQGQPLTCIALKLTPHVFVRPGELRRAEWQEFDLEKAIWTIPAEKMKMRDPHVVPLSLQALELLESAKVISEGQQYVFSSLYPGNRPMSENTINASLRRLGYSGKEMTAHGFRSMASTLLNESGKWSADAIERALAHKDGNATRGAYHRGQHWDERVQMAQWWSDYLETLRDGGEVVQFPSVNHN, encoded by the coding sequence ATGGCATTGACTGATACAGCAATTAAAGGAGCTAAACATGGCCCGAAACCGATCAAGCTTTTTGATGAAAGAGGGTTGTTCCTGTTGCTTCAGCCTAGTGGCGGAAAGCTTTGGCGGCTGAAATACCGGATATTGGGTAAGGAAAAGAAGCTTTCGTTGGGCGTCTATCCAGATGTTACATTGAAAGAGGCCCGGAAAAGGCGCGACGAAGCAAGGACGTTGCTGGCAAACGGAGCGGACCCTGCAAGCGTCAAACTTGAACAGGCAAAGTCAGCCAAACGAAATGCAGCGAACACGTTCAAGGCAATCGCCGACGAATATATCGACAAATCGGCAAAGGAAGGCCGTGCGGCTGTTACCATCAAGAAAACGCGCTGGCTGTTGTCGCTGCTTGAAAACGCTATTGGAAATCGACCGATAACCGATATCACACCAGCCGACTTGCTCGAAGCTCTGCAAAAGGTTGAAGCCAAAGGACATTTGGAAACAGCCCGCCGGATGAGATCATTTGCGGGCAGAGTATTTCGATATGCGGTGGCAACATCACGCGCGACCGCCGATCCTTCCAATTTGCTGAGAGGCGCATTGGTGGCCCCCAAAGTGACGCATCATAGCGCAATATTGGAACCGAAGGCGGTTGGCGAATTGTTGCGCGCCATCGACGGCTATCAAGGCCAACCGCTCACATGCATTGCCCTAAAGCTGACCCCCCATGTGTTCGTGCGTCCGGGTGAATTGCGACGCGCCGAATGGCAAGAGTTTGATTTGGAAAAGGCAATCTGGACGATACCAGCCGAAAAAATGAAAATGCGTGACCCGCACGTTGTTCCGCTTTCATTGCAGGCATTGGAATTGCTGGAATCAGCAAAAGTCATCAGCGAAGGGCAACAATATGTGTTCTCGTCGCTCTATCCGGGCAATCGTCCGATGTCCGAAAATACAATCAATGCTTCGCTCCGGCGGCTGGGATATTCAGGCAAAGAAATGACGGCGCATGGCTTTCGCTCCATGGCCAGCACACTGTTAAACGAAAGTGGGAAATGGAGTGCCGATGCTATCGAGCGTGCTTTGGCCCATAAGGATGGGAATGCAACGCGCGGCGCATACCATCGCGGCCAGCATTGGGATGAGCGAGTGCAAATGGCGCAATGGTGGAGTGACTATCTAGAAACTCTGCGGGACGGCGGGGAGGTTGTTCAATTTCCGAGTGTAAATCACAATTGA
- a CDS encoding complex I NDUFA9 subunit family protein, with product MDMDLDGQLICIFGGGGFLGRYIAQALLERGARLRIAERNIKNAMHIKPLGNLGQTQFASADVTKAESVARAVHGCDGVINLVGILNGNFERVHVEGARNVAEAAAAAGCRTLLHLSAIGADSASPSRYGRSKGDGEQAVLQAFPGAIILRPSIIFGREDQFINRFAAMIAMMPVVPVIGSTTKFQPVFVGDVADVVARAMSQPELYAGQTFELGGPEVISMGDLNRRIAGLTGRERTFIDVPDFAARILAMLPASPITSDQYKMLQKDNVVAQGARGLDAFGVAPTPLAAVASGWMEKYTAHGRFGARAKAS from the coding sequence ATGGACATGGATCTCGACGGACAATTGATTTGCATATTTGGCGGCGGCGGTTTTCTCGGCCGCTATATCGCGCAGGCCCTGCTGGAACGCGGCGCGCGTCTGCGTATTGCCGAGCGCAATATCAAGAATGCCATGCACATCAAGCCACTCGGTAACCTCGGACAGACGCAATTTGCCAGCGCCGATGTGACCAAGGCGGAAAGCGTTGCCCGCGCGGTCCATGGCTGCGACGGAGTGATCAATCTGGTCGGCATATTGAACGGCAATTTTGAACGCGTGCATGTCGAAGGCGCGCGCAATGTTGCCGAAGCCGCAGCAGCGGCGGGATGCCGCACGTTGCTGCACCTTTCGGCCATTGGCGCGGATAGCGCCTCCCCTTCCCGCTATGGCCGGAGCAAAGGCGACGGCGAACAGGCGGTTCTACAGGCCTTTCCCGGCGCAATCATTCTCAGGCCGTCGATCATATTCGGCCGGGAAGACCAGTTCATCAATCGCTTTGCCGCGATGATCGCGATGATGCCGGTCGTGCCGGTAATCGGTAGCACTACCAAATTCCAGCCGGTGTTCGTCGGCGATGTTGCCGATGTCGTCGCCCGGGCAATGAGCCAGCCGGAGCTTTATGCCGGCCAGACATTTGAGCTGGGCGGTCCGGAAGTGATCAGCATGGGTGATCTCAACCGGCGCATTGCGGGGCTGACAGGCCGCGAACGGACTTTTATCGACGTCCCGGATTTCGCTGCCAGAATATTGGCGATGCTCCCCGCTTCTCCGATCACATCGGATCAGTACAAGATGTTGCAGAAAGACAATGTCGTGGCGCAGGGAGCCAGGGGACTGGACGCCTTCGGCGTCGCGCCGACCCCGCTCGCTGCGGTCGCCAGCGGCTGGATGGAGAAATATACCGCTCATGGCCGCTT